In Prevotella sp. oral taxon 475, one DNA window encodes the following:
- a CDS encoding NAD(P)H-hydrate dehydratase: protein MKIFTGIQIKELDQYTIEHEPVASIDLMERAARAITRAICERWTNRTPFIVFAGPGNNGGDALAVARLLAEEGYRVEAFLFNVSGSLSDDCSKNRQRLVESKRLKGFTEVTIDFDPPQLTAETVVVDGLFGSGLNKPLAGGFASLVKYINQSAAKVVSIDVPSGLMTEDNTHNVSANIVRADLTLTLQQKKLSMLFADMQPYIGCLRVLDIRLSSDYINRTEATFQMLEEVDVRARMLSRSDFVHKGLMGHALMVAGSYGMAGAAILATRACLRSGVGKVTVCTPRRNCDILQTSVPEAVLQPGHEEMFFADPVDTEAYDAMGIGPGLGQREETAIALISQIRRTQCPMVLDADALNILSSHRAWMQQLPQNLVMTPHAGELDRLINHAGDSDYNRLMKTRELSAHLQAYILLKGHHSALCLPSGKVWFNSTGNAGMATAGSGDVLTGIITALLARGYTPENACIVGMYLHGLAGDLAEKTLGRESIVAGDLIAHLPKAFLYLNS, encoded by the coding sequence ATGAAAATATTCACAGGAATACAGATAAAAGAACTCGATCAATATACGATAGAGCACGAGCCGGTGGCTTCCATCGACCTGATGGAACGGGCGGCAAGGGCTATCACACGCGCCATCTGCGAACGATGGACCAATCGCACGCCCTTTATCGTCTTTGCCGGACCGGGTAACAACGGCGGAGATGCACTGGCCGTGGCACGGCTCTTAGCAGAAGAGGGCTATCGGGTGGAGGCTTTTCTCTTCAACGTAAGTGGCAGTCTGTCTGATGATTGCTCCAAGAACCGACAACGACTCGTAGAGAGTAAACGACTGAAGGGCTTTACCGAGGTGACAATCGACTTCGACCCACCGCAACTCACAGCAGAAACGGTGGTGGTAGATGGGCTTTTCGGGTCGGGACTGAACAAGCCGTTGGCAGGCGGATTTGCCTCGTTGGTGAAGTATATCAATCAGTCGGCGGCCAAGGTGGTGAGCATCGACGTACCTTCAGGTCTGATGACCGAAGACAATACCCATAATGTGAGTGCTAATATCGTGCGTGCCGATCTCACGCTCACTCTCCAGCAAAAGAAGCTCTCGATGCTTTTTGCCGACATGCAACCCTACATCGGCTGTCTCCGCGTTCTCGACATACGACTCAGTTCAGACTATATCAACCGCACAGAAGCCACTTTCCAGATGCTGGAAGAGGTTGACGTGCGGGCACGGATGCTCTCCCGTAGCGATTTCGTACACAAGGGATTGATGGGCCATGCACTGATGGTGGCCGGCAGTTACGGTATGGCCGGTGCTGCTATTCTGGCCACACGAGCCTGTCTGCGTTCAGGAGTTGGAAAGGTGACGGTGTGCACGCCACGACGCAACTGCGACATCCTGCAAACCAGTGTGCCCGAAGCCGTGTTGCAACCAGGGCATGAGGAGATGTTCTTTGCCGACCCTGTCGATACCGAAGCCTACGATGCAATGGGTATAGGTCCCGGTCTCGGTCAGCGAGAAGAAACAGCGATTGCGCTCATCTCGCAAATTCGGCGCACGCAATGCCCGATGGTGCTCGATGCCGATGCCTTAAATATCCTTTCTTCGCATCGCGCCTGGATGCAGCAACTGCCCCAAAACTTAGTCATGACACCTCATGCAGGCGAACTGGATAGGCTTATCAATCACGCAGGCGATAGCGATTATAATCGATTGATGAAAACGCGCGAATTGTCAGCACATCTACAGGCTTATATTCTCTTGAAAGGACACCACTCGGCTCTCTGCCTACCCAGCGGGAAGGTTTGGTTCAACTCCACGGGAAACGCCGGAATGGCCACCGCAGGCAGCGGAGATGTGCTCACAGGCATCATCACGGCACTGCTGGCAAGGGGATATACACCCGAGAATGCTTGCATCGTGGGGATGTATCTGCACGGATTGGCCGGCGACTTGGCAGAGAAGACGCTCGGACGAGAAAGTATCGTTGCCGGAGACCTGATTGCCCATCTGCCGAAAGCTTTCCTCTATCTCAATAGTTAA
- a CDS encoding N-acetylmuramoyl-L-alanine amidase: MGKKSVVFFLFFMLFSFAANAANRKFTLVIDPGHGGKDAGALGAFSKEKDINLTVALAFGRYVEQNCPDVRVIYTRKTDVFIPLKERADMANKNKADLFVSVHTNALPGGKLAYGMETYTLGMHRAADNLDVAKRENSVILVEKDYKQSYQGFNPNSSESYIMFEFMQDKNMANSVDMAKMVQRETCAAANRPDKGVHQAGFLVLRETSMPGCLIELGFITTAEEERLLNDSGRIDNIAMGIYRAFEGYKNKYYNHVVVPYKAAATSGKKIQDIVPDSYKHEETTKKTPVRTPAATQTTAPAAKSTVKTEPVAEVAQPESAATASVTVVQDAGKSAEASGKTTGLPIFKVQILASAKVIRAGSPQLKGLKEVDFFNEGNMVKYTYGASTNYNEINKLRREIADRFPDAFVVAFKDGVRMDINKAIREFTVNKIKK, translated from the coding sequence ATGGGTAAAAAGTCGGTTGTCTTTTTCCTTTTCTTCATGCTCTTTTCGTTTGCCGCCAATGCTGCAAACCGGAAATTTACGCTGGTAATCGACCCCGGACATGGCGGGAAAGATGCGGGAGCCTTGGGGGCTTTCTCGAAAGAAAAAGACATCAATCTTACTGTGGCTTTGGCCTTCGGACGATACGTGGAGCAGAATTGTCCCGACGTGCGGGTGATCTATACACGCAAGACCGATGTCTTTATCCCGCTGAAAGAAAGGGCCGATATGGCCAATAAAAATAAGGCCGACCTCTTTGTCTCGGTCCATACGAACGCTCTGCCGGGAGGAAAATTGGCTTATGGCATGGAGACTTATACCCTGGGAATGCACCGAGCAGCCGACAATCTGGACGTGGCGAAACGTGAAAACTCGGTCATTCTTGTTGAGAAAGACTACAAACAGAGTTACCAGGGATTTAATCCTAATTCGTCGGAAAGCTATATCATGTTCGAATTCATGCAGGATAAGAACATGGCCAATAGTGTAGACATGGCCAAGATGGTGCAACGCGAAACTTGTGCGGCTGCCAATCGTCCCGATAAAGGCGTGCATCAGGCTGGATTTTTGGTGCTGCGCGAGACGTCGATGCCCGGCTGTCTCATCGAGTTGGGCTTTATCACAACGGCTGAAGAAGAACGGCTACTCAACGACAGCGGGCGAATCGACAACATTGCGATGGGCATTTACAGAGCGTTCGAAGGGTATAAAAACAAATATTACAATCACGTTGTTGTACCCTACAAGGCTGCTGCCACGTCGGGGAAAAAGATTCAGGATATAGTTCCCGATAGTTACAAACATGAAGAGACGACTAAAAAGACGCCCGTCCGCACGCCAGCGGCCACTCAGACAACTGCTCCTGCAGCCAAATCTACGGTCAAAACGGAACCCGTGGCAGAGGTGGCGCAACCCGAATCGGCGGCAACTGCTTCTGTAACGGTGGTTCAGGATGCGGGAAAATCTGCTGAGGCTTCGGGCAAAACAACTGGTTTGCCCATCTTCAAGGTGCAGATTCTGGCCAGTGCAAAGGTGATTCGGGCAGGCAGTCCGCAGTTGAAGGGGCTCAAAGAGGTGGACTTCTTCAACGAGGGAAACATGGTGAAATACACCTATGGGGCATCGACGAATTATAACGAAATCAACAAACTGCGCCGGGAAATTGCCGACCGATTTCCCGATGCTTTTGTCGTCGCTTTTAAAGACGGCGTGCGCATGGACATCAACAAAGCCATCAGAGAGTTTACAGTGAATAAAATAAAGAAATAA
- a CDS encoding GNAT family N-acetyltransferase: protein MEAMSEECCRYFAGETHSLTDFHEMMTRLVACEDSQYSYRNTLVATDEKGNVVGICVSYDGAQLHSLRKTFVTACREHFHRDFSDMDDETASGELYIDSLAVCAPLRGKGIAQALLNATIEKGRELGLPAVGLLVDTGNPLAERLYRRVGFRYVDNNVWGGHSMRHLQYVLR from the coding sequence ATGGAGGCAATGAGCGAGGAGTGCTGCCGGTATTTTGCAGGAGAGACACACTCGCTGACCGATTTTCACGAGATGATGACTCGTCTTGTGGCCTGCGAAGACAGTCAGTACAGCTACCGCAACACACTGGTGGCAACGGACGAGAAGGGCAACGTGGTGGGCATCTGTGTGTCTTATGATGGTGCACAGTTGCATTCGCTGCGCAAAACTTTCGTGACGGCCTGTCGGGAACACTTCCATCGTGACTTCAGCGATATGGATGACGAGACCGCTTCAGGCGAACTCTATATCGACAGCTTAGCCGTGTGTGCCCCTCTCAGAGGGAAAGGCATTGCCCAGGCTTTGCTCAATGCCACGATAGAGAAGGGACGAGAGCTGGGTTTGCCTGCTGTGGGACTGCTCGTAGACACGGGCAACCCGCTGGCCGAACGGCTTTACCGACGTGTAGGTTTTCGGTATGTTGACAATAACGTATGGGGCGGACATTCCATGCGTCACTTGCAATATGTGTTGAGATAG
- a CDS encoding adenosylcobalamin-dependent ribonucleoside-diphosphate reductase, with product MKDLNTYSYDEAFEASLEYFAGDELAARVWVNKYAMKDSFGKIYEKSPEEMHHRIANEIARIEKKYENPLSEQQIFDLLDHFRYIVPAGSPMTGIGNNYQVASLSNCFVIGLEGDADSYGAIMRIDEEQVQLMKRRGGVGHDLSHIRPKGSPVNNSALTSTGLVPFMERYSNSTREVAQDGRRGALMLSVSIKHPDSEAFIDAKMTEGKVTGANVSVKIDDAFMQAAIDNQPYVQQFPIDSDSPEVKKEISAKTLWEKIVHNAWKSAEPGVLFWDTIERESIPDCYADLGFRTVSTNPCGEIPLCPYDSCRLLSINLFSYVEKPFTREAFFDYDKFAKHVAVAQRIMDDIVDLELEKIEMIMSKINHDPQSSEVKGAEHHLWEKIKRKSSMGRRTGVGITAEGDMIAAMGLRYGTQEATDLSVKVHKTLALAAYRSSVQMAKERGAFEIFDARREEKNPFILRLKDADATLYNDMVKYGRRNIACLTIAPTGTTSLMTQTTSGIEPVFMPVYKRRRKVNPNDTDVHVDFVDEVGDSFEEYIVYHKKFMDWMNVNGFDTRKRYTQDEIDAIVAKSPYYKATANDVDWLMKVKMQGEIQKWVDHSISVTVNLPNDVDEALVNRLYVEAWRSGCKGCTIYRDGSRSGVMISVSKKDKKKEEKKEELLAPCKQPEVTEVRPKELACDVVRFQNNKEKWVAFVGLLNGYPYEIFTGLQDDEEGIVLPKTVTKGKIIKNVGVDGRSRYDFQFENKRGYKTTVEGLSEKFNPEYWNYAKLISGVLRYRMPIDHVIKLVGSLQLKSESINTWKIGVERALKKYIVDGTEAAGVECPSCGQETLVYQEGCLICKNCGASRCG from the coding sequence ATGAAAGATTTAAATACTTATTCTTACGACGAAGCATTCGAGGCTTCGCTCGAATATTTCGCCGGCGACGAACTGGCCGCACGAGTATGGGTAAACAAGTATGCGATGAAAGACAGCTTTGGGAAAATTTATGAAAAGTCGCCCGAAGAGATGCACCATCGTATTGCAAACGAGATTGCAAGGATAGAGAAAAAATACGAGAATCCGCTTTCCGAGCAGCAGATTTTCGACCTTTTAGACCATTTTCGCTATATTGTTCCGGCTGGGAGTCCCATGACGGGCATAGGCAACAACTATCAGGTGGCATCGTTGAGCAACTGTTTCGTGATCGGATTGGAGGGCGATGCCGACTCGTATGGTGCCATCATGCGTATCGATGAAGAGCAAGTGCAGCTCATGAAACGTCGAGGTGGCGTGGGACACGACCTCTCTCACATCCGGCCGAAAGGCTCTCCGGTGAACAACTCGGCTCTAACGTCTACCGGCTTGGTACCTTTCATGGAGCGTTACAGCAACTCCACACGCGAGGTGGCTCAAGACGGACGTCGCGGAGCGCTGATGTTGTCGGTGAGCATCAAGCATCCCGATAGCGAGGCCTTTATCGATGCGAAGATGACTGAAGGGAAAGTGACAGGTGCCAACGTGTCGGTGAAGATCGACGATGCCTTTATGCAGGCCGCCATCGACAACCAACCCTATGTGCAACAGTTTCCTATCGACAGCGATTCGCCCGAGGTGAAGAAAGAAATTTCGGCCAAAACACTTTGGGAAAAGATTGTACATAATGCTTGGAAGAGTGCAGAACCTGGCGTGCTGTTTTGGGATACGATCGAGCGAGAGAGCATTCCCGACTGCTATGCAGACTTAGGTTTCCGCACGGTGAGCACCAATCCCTGCGGCGAAATCCCACTCTGTCCCTATGATAGCTGCCGCTTGCTGAGCATCAATCTCTTTAGTTATGTGGAGAAACCTTTTACGCGGGAGGCATTTTTCGACTACGACAAGTTTGCCAAGCACGTGGCTGTGGCGCAAAGGATCATGGATGACATTGTAGATCTTGAGTTAGAGAAGATCGAAATGATCATGTCGAAAATCAATCACGACCCCCAGAGCAGCGAAGTGAAAGGAGCTGAGCATCATCTTTGGGAGAAGATTAAGCGAAAGAGTAGCATGGGACGTCGGACGGGCGTAGGAATCACGGCTGAAGGAGACATGATTGCAGCGATGGGCTTGCGGTATGGCACGCAAGAGGCTACCGATCTGAGTGTGAAGGTACATAAAACGCTGGCCCTGGCAGCCTATCGCAGTTCGGTGCAGATGGCAAAAGAACGTGGAGCCTTTGAAATTTTCGATGCCCGGCGTGAGGAAAAGAATCCCTTTATTCTTCGATTGAAGGATGCTGATGCTACCTTATATAATGACATGGTGAAGTATGGGCGTCGCAACATTGCCTGTCTCACCATCGCTCCGACGGGCACAACCAGCCTGATGACGCAGACTACGAGCGGCATCGAACCCGTTTTCATGCCTGTTTACAAGCGGCGTCGCAAGGTGAACCCCAACGATACCGACGTGCATGTAGACTTTGTCGACGAGGTGGGCGACAGCTTCGAAGAATATATCGTTTACCACAAGAAATTTATGGACTGGATGAACGTTAACGGTTTTGATACCCGTAAGCGTTACACGCAGGACGAAATCGATGCCATTGTGGCAAAGTCTCCTTATTATAAAGCTACGGCCAATGATGTAGACTGGCTGATGAAGGTGAAGATGCAGGGAGAAATTCAGAAGTGGGTAGACCATTCGATCAGTGTGACCGTCAACCTTCCGAACGATGTAGACGAAGCCTTGGTGAACCGTCTCTATGTAGAGGCCTGGCGTTCGGGTTGCAAAGGCTGTACGATTTATCGGGATGGAAGTCGTTCGGGCGTGATGATTTCGGTGTCGAAGAAAGACAAGAAGAAGGAGGAAAAGAAAGAAGAACTCCTCGCGCCCTGCAAACAACCCGAGGTGACAGAGGTTCGTCCGAAGGAATTGGCTTGTGATGTGGTGCGCTTTCAAAACAATAAAGAGAAGTGGGTGGCCTTTGTCGGACTGCTCAACGGTTATCCCTACGAAATCTTTACAGGGCTGCAAGATGACGAAGAGGGTATCGTTCTGCCCAAAACGGTCACCAAAGGAAAAATCATTAAGAACGTAGGCGTGGATGGACGTAGTCGTTACGACTTCCAGTTTGAAAACAAACGCGGCTACAAAACAACGGTAGAAGGCTTGAGCGAGAAGTTTAATCCCGAGTATTGGAACTATGCCAAGCTCATCTCTGGTGTGCTTCGCTATCGCATGCCGATAGATCATGTCATCAAATTGGTGGGTTCGCTGCAACTGAAAAGCGAGAGCATCAACACCTGGAAGATAGGCGTTGAGCGCGCTTTGAAGAAGTATATCGTAGATGGAACCGAGGCAGCAGGGGTGGAATGCCCGTCTTGTGGACAAGAAACGCTCGTCTATCAAGAGGGCTGCCTTATCTGTAAGAACTGCGGAGCTTCGCGTTGCGGATAA
- the tsaE gene encoding tRNA (adenosine(37)-N6)-threonylcarbamoyltransferase complex ATPase subunit type 1 TsaE, with protein sequence MQIIIHSLADIKDAARQFVAHKGAGKVFAFYGEMGSGKTTFIKALCQELGVEDIITSPTFAIVNEYHTAQDTAPIFHFDFYRIKRLEEVYDMGYEDYFYSGSLCFLEWPELIEEILPSDAIKVSIRKEEDGSRRIEF encoded by the coding sequence ATGCAAATCATCATTCATTCCCTCGCAGACATCAAAGACGCCGCCCGGCAGTTCGTTGCCCACAAAGGAGCGGGCAAAGTGTTCGCCTTTTACGGCGAAATGGGTTCCGGGAAAACCACCTTTATCAAAGCCCTTTGCCAAGAACTCGGCGTAGAAGACATCATCACCTCGCCCACTTTCGCCATCGTCAACGAATATCACACCGCACAAGACACTGCCCCTATCTTCCACTTCGACTTCTATCGCATCAAACGCCTTGAAGAAGTCTACGACATGGGCTACGAAGATTATTTCTACAGCGGCTCGCTTTGCTTCCTGGAGTGGCCCGAACTCATCGAGGAAATCCTCCCTTCCGATGCCATCAAGGTGAGCATCCGCAAAGAAGAAGACGGCAGTCGGCGCATCGAGTTCTGA
- a CDS encoding MlaD family protein produces MKVFTKEVKIALVAIMGVIILFFGMNFLKGLTLFSNDTGYQVAFKDVSGLSHATPIYANGYPVGVVTGIDYNYTQDRDILVSIDLDKNMRVPEGSSAEIVSDLMGNVKMNLVLGKNTGKFVQPGGVIPGNANSGMLGKVGAMVPSVEKILPKLDSILASINGILANPSINRSLDNVQYITSTLRTSARELNSLMAQLNHGVPTMMGKANRVLDNTSVLTANLAAIDIAGTMAQVNRTLENVQSVTEKLNSNDGSLGLLMRDPGLYNNLNATLMSADSLLVNVRQHPKRYVHFSLFGRKEKK; encoded by the coding sequence ATGAAGGTTTTTACAAAGGAAGTAAAGATAGCCCTTGTGGCGATAATGGGGGTTATTATACTGTTTTTCGGTATGAATTTTTTGAAGGGACTCACGTTGTTTTCAAACGATACGGGCTATCAAGTAGCTTTTAAGGACGTGAGCGGACTGTCTCATGCCACGCCCATCTATGCTAATGGATATCCTGTGGGCGTGGTGACCGGCATCGATTATAACTATACACAAGACCGCGATATCTTAGTGTCTATCGACTTAGACAAGAACATGCGCGTGCCCGAAGGTAGCTCGGCAGAGATCGTGAGCGACTTGATGGGGAACGTAAAGATGAACCTAGTGCTGGGAAAAAATACGGGAAAGTTTGTGCAGCCGGGAGGAGTGATTCCGGGAAATGCCAACTCGGGCATGCTAGGAAAGGTGGGCGCGATGGTACCTTCGGTAGAAAAGATATTGCCCAAGCTTGACTCTATCCTGGCCAGTATCAATGGGATATTGGCCAATCCGTCGATCAATCGGTCGTTGGACAATGTGCAATATATCACGTCGACTCTGCGGACATCGGCCCGCGAACTCAATTCGCTCATGGCACAGTTGAATCATGGTGTGCCGACGATGATGGGAAAGGCGAACCGAGTGCTGGATAACACGTCGGTGTTGACGGCAAACTTGGCCGCAATCGACATCGCCGGGACGATGGCGCAGGTGAATCGGACGCTGGAGAATGTGCAATCGGTAACCGAGAAACTCAATAGCAACGATGGTTCTTTGGGCCTGCTTATGCGCGATCCTGGTCTTTACAACAATCTCAACGCCACCTTGATGAGTGCCGACTCGCTGTTGGTCAACGTTCGACAGCATCCCAAGCGTTATGTTCACTTCTCGCTTTTCGGCCGAAAGGAGAAGAAGTAG
- the folB gene encoding dihydroneopterin aldolase, which yields MIGFISLCNLRFHAFHGVLLQERRVGNDYRVSLRIAYPIERAMQSDRVEDTLSYADVYEEVKGVMKTPSQLLENVAYRIGRQLFKAFPDIESLEIKVTKINPPMATDGGEAAVELQLINDKTR from the coding sequence ATGATTGGTTTTATTTCTCTTTGCAACCTCCGTTTTCATGCCTTTCACGGCGTTCTTCTACAAGAACGCAGAGTGGGAAACGACTATCGAGTGAGTCTTCGCATCGCCTATCCCATTGAACGGGCGATGCAGAGCGACCGAGTGGAAGACACATTGAGTTATGCCGACGTATACGAAGAGGTGAAAGGGGTGATGAAAACACCGTCGCAGTTGCTCGAAAATGTGGCCTATCGCATAGGACGGCAGCTTTTCAAGGCCTTCCCCGACATAGAATCGCTCGAGATAAAGGTGACGAAAATCAATCCGCCGATGGCTACCGACGGTGGAGAAGCAGCGGTGGAGTTACAATTAATAAATGATAAAACGCGATAA
- a CDS encoding DUF4831 family protein, producing MKKQLAALLAWLCSGASICAQTNAPTEGVPYFLPKTAIRVAVLVEKTVYTPGELARYGEKYMKLFNIEMEPKTTYRVVGLRFSSYGIPDSTKYYVAAMDKKHSIVDVQRADNGVLLAINAKPSKVQQPASFTPARRLPLLDPKDFMNQDILAAGSSAKMAELIAKDLYDIRDSRNQLSRGQAETMPKDGEQLRLMLASLDQQEKALMQVFEGTTVRDTTETVFHFVPTKEVKREVLFRFSKHYGLTDKDDLGGAPYYISVEDQRIMPTLTTTVERGKTKDNPGVYVNLPGKVKLLLYQDTQLRLSQELYMAQFGKTEPLGGELFSKKMLTRMVLNPVTGNLESILTETLK from the coding sequence ATGAAAAAACAACTTGCAGCTCTATTGGCGTGGCTTTGTTCGGGCGCGTCTATCTGCGCACAAACCAACGCTCCCACAGAGGGAGTACCCTATTTTCTGCCCAAGACGGCCATCAGGGTGGCTGTTCTCGTAGAGAAAACGGTCTATACGCCTGGCGAATTAGCCCGGTATGGCGAGAAGTATATGAAGCTGTTCAATATTGAGATGGAACCAAAGACAACGTATCGCGTCGTTGGATTACGCTTCTCTTCTTACGGTATACCCGATTCTACCAAGTATTACGTGGCCGCGATGGACAAGAAACACAGCATCGTCGACGTGCAGAGAGCTGATAACGGAGTGCTGCTCGCCATCAATGCCAAACCTTCCAAGGTGCAACAACCGGCATCTTTCACACCGGCACGCCGTCTGCCGCTGTTGGATCCTAAGGATTTTATGAATCAGGACATCTTGGCGGCGGGCAGTTCGGCAAAGATGGCCGAGCTGATAGCCAAAGATCTCTACGACATTCGCGACAGTCGCAATCAACTCTCACGAGGTCAGGCGGAGACGATGCCCAAGGACGGCGAGCAGTTGCGCCTAATGCTGGCCAGCTTAGACCAGCAGGAGAAAGCTCTGATGCAAGTGTTCGAAGGGACAACGGTGCGCGACACCACTGAAACCGTTTTTCATTTCGTGCCCACGAAAGAAGTAAAGCGCGAGGTGCTCTTCCGTTTTTCCAAGCACTACGGCCTCACCGACAAAGACGATTTAGGCGGTGCACCTTATTATATCAGTGTAGAAGACCAGCGTATCATGCCCACCCTCACAACGACCGTTGAACGAGGAAAGACGAAAGACAACCCCGGCGTATATGTCAACCTGCCAGGTAAGGTGAAACTGCTGCTCTACCAGGACACGCAATTACGTCTCTCGCAAGAGCTTTATATGGCACAGTTCGGTAAAACAGAACCCTTGGGTGGCGAACTGTTTAGCAAAAAAATGCTCACCCGTATGGTTCTCAATCCCGTAACAGGCAATTTGGAAAGCATTCTCACGGAGACGCTGAAGTAA
- a CDS encoding TlpA disulfide reductase family protein, whose product MMIKKSILALWATSALLVLASCAKKAQPNATQPQAAEQPTDTLGADSQAANSTPYPDLEMPGINGQMVRLSDIVSRNKLTLVDFWASWCGPCRAEMPHVVQAYKDFHAKGLEIVGVSLDQRKADWTAAVEELHMAWPQMSDLKGWNSKAVALYGIQGIPFSVLINQQGEIVGQDLRGDALHQRLGELLK is encoded by the coding sequence ATGATGATCAAGAAATCGATTCTCGCTCTATGGGCCACATCCGCCCTTCTCGTTTTGGCCTCCTGTGCAAAGAAAGCACAGCCGAACGCAACACAACCGCAAGCCGCTGAACAACCGACCGACACGCTTGGCGCAGACAGTCAGGCAGCCAACTCAACTCCTTATCCCGACCTTGAGATGCCGGGCATCAACGGACAGATGGTGCGTCTCTCCGACATTGTCTCGCGCAACAAACTCACCTTAGTGGATTTTTGGGCATCGTGGTGCGGCCCTTGTCGGGCAGAGATGCCTCATGTCGTGCAGGCCTACAAAGATTTTCATGCCAAGGGACTTGAGATTGTAGGCGTGTCGTTAGACCAACGCAAGGCCGACTGGACCGCAGCGGTGGAAGAACTGCACATGGCTTGGCCGCAGATGAGCGACCTGAAGGGCTGGAACAGTAAGGCTGTAGCCCTCTATGGCATTCAGGGTATTCCTTTCTCGGTACTGATTAACCAACAGGGTGAAATCGTAGGACAAGATCTTCGCGGCGATGCATTGCACCAACGATTGGGCGAACTACTAAAGTAA